A single window of Thalassomonas viridans DNA harbors:
- the mgtE gene encoding magnesium transporter, with amino-acid sequence MPETSEQEFNQQRLQEVNEALGSGMFVYVRKLLHNLPAYDLALILESSTAKSRPVLWQLIEPDNQGEVLEELSEEVRKGILKSMRPEKVAAVAEGMDVDDLAEVLRTLPDSVYREVLNSMDSQDRARVETALSFDEDTAGGIMNTDTITLRPDVTVDVVLRYLRLKGTLPEATDSFYVVDRHDRFIGVVSLSALVTAKTEVVVSNLIDAEVEAIAADMPETDVAQLFERYDWLSAPVVDEEGHLLGRITIDDVIDIIREDAEHSMMSMAGLDDEADTFAPVIKSTSQRSIWLGVNLITALFAVAVSSQFEELLSILPILAILNSLVPSMGGVAGNQTLTLVIRGIALGHVGDSNARSLLYKELAVGFLNGLIWAVLIASFVALWKQDLMLGGVIAFAMLMNLTVAGLAGVVIPLLLKKLSIDPALAGSVILTTITDVVGIFAFLGTATLLLQ; translated from the coding sequence ATGCCGGAAACTTCAGAACAAGAATTTAACCAGCAACGGCTGCAAGAAGTAAACGAGGCCCTTGGCAGTGGTATGTTCGTCTATGTGCGAAAATTATTGCACAACCTGCCTGCCTATGATCTTGCGCTGATTTTAGAGTCCTCCACCGCCAAAAGCCGCCCGGTACTGTGGCAACTGATCGAACCCGACAACCAGGGGGAGGTGCTGGAAGAGCTGAGCGAGGAAGTACGTAAGGGCATATTGAAAAGCATGCGCCCGGAGAAGGTTGCTGCCGTTGCCGAAGGCATGGATGTTGACGACCTGGCAGAAGTGTTACGTACCCTGCCCGACAGCGTTTACCGGGAAGTACTCAATTCCATGGACTCCCAGGACAGGGCCAGGGTCGAAACCGCCCTCTCCTTTGATGAGGATACCGCCGGCGGTATCATGAATACCGACACCATCACCCTGCGCCCGGACGTGACCGTTGATGTTGTCTTGCGTTACCTGCGTTTAAAAGGCACCTTGCCGGAAGCCACCGACTCTTTTTATGTGGTGGATCGTCACGACAGGTTTATCGGCGTGGTTTCTCTGTCGGCCCTGGTCACGGCCAAAACCGAAGTGGTCGTATCTAACCTGATCGACGCCGAAGTGGAAGCCATCGCCGCCGATATGCCGGAAACCGATGTTGCCCAGCTGTTCGAACGTTACGACTGGCTGTCGGCCCCGGTGGTGGATGAAGAAGGCCACTTGCTTGGCCGGATCACCATAGATGATGTCATCGACATTATCCGTGAAGATGCCGAACACTCCATGATGAGTATGGCGGGTCTGGACGACGAAGCCGATACCTTCGCCCCTGTCATTAAAAGTACCAGCCAGCGTTCTATCTGGCTCGGGGTGAATTTAATCACCGCGCTTTTTGCCGTCGCCGTCAGCAGCCAGTTTGAAGAGCTGTTAAGCATTTTACCTATCCTGGCGATACTCAACTCCCTGGTGCCCAGCATGGGCGGGGTCGCAGGCAACCAGACTCTGACCCTGGTGATCCGCGGTATTGCCCTGGGACATGTCGGCGACAGTAACGCCCGCTCGTTATTATACAAGGAGTTAGCCGTCGGCTTTTTAAACGGGCTGATCTGGGCTGTGCTTATCGCCAGTTTTGTCGCCCTGTGGAAACAGGATTTAATGCTCGGCGGGGTAATAGCCTTTGCCATGTTAATGAACTTAACCGTCGCCGGCCTTGCCGGGGTGGTGATTCCGTTGCTGCTGAAAAAGCTCTCCATAGATCCGGCGCTGGCAGGCAGCGTGATCTTAACCACGATCACAGATGTCGTGGGAATTTTCGCCTTCCTGGGTACGGCAACCCTGCTGTTACAGTAA
- the pmbA gene encoding metalloprotease PmbA has product MSESNNLLEQVDQVKTRVAKVLELAKSLGADGAEVAMSRQQGLSASTRLGEVENVEFTNDGALGITVYQGGRKGSASTADLSEAALTKSVQAAVDIAKYTSVDDCAGLADKDLLAMDPPDLDLYHPHELSTDQAIALAKECEDAGLAADKRITNSDGATLASFEGFKVYGNSNGQLVGYPSSRYSLSCVMIASDDDDMQRDYAYTVNRDFNELVDGKSIGEQAAQEVLSRLNSQKLSTMKVPVMFRADIANTVFGHFIAANSGGNLYRKSSFLVDALGQDIFPKFLSIQERPHLLKGLASSPFDSEGVKTIDRDIIVNGQLQSYLLTSYSARKLGMTTTGHAGGIHNWLVTANGGDFDAMLKQLGTGLLVTELMGQGVNVVTGDYSRGAGGFWVENGKIAYPVSEITIAGNLKDMFKGLVAVGSDTDMKGSIRTGSLLIDEMQVAGN; this is encoded by the coding sequence ATGAGCGAATCAAATAATCTTCTTGAACAGGTAGATCAGGTAAAAACACGCGTGGCCAAAGTGCTCGAACTCGCCAAGTCTCTGGGCGCCGACGGCGCTGAAGTTGCCATGAGCCGCCAGCAGGGCCTGAGTGCCAGTACCCGTCTTGGCGAGGTGGAAAATGTCGAATTCACCAATGACGGCGCCCTGGGGATCACGGTTTACCAGGGCGGGCGCAAGGGCAGTGCGTCTACGGCTGATTTATCGGAGGCAGCCCTGACGAAATCGGTGCAGGCGGCGGTGGATATTGCCAAATATACTTCGGTGGATGACTGTGCCGGTTTGGCAGATAAAGATTTGCTGGCGATGGATCCCCCGGATCTGGATTTATATCACCCGCATGAGTTAAGTACAGACCAGGCAATTGCCCTTGCCAAAGAATGTGAAGATGCTGGTTTGGCGGCTGATAAGCGCATCACCAATTCCGACGGCGCCACCCTGGCAAGTTTTGAAGGCTTTAAGGTGTATGGCAACAGTAATGGCCAGTTGGTGGGGTATCCCAGCAGCCGTTATAGCCTCAGCTGTGTGATGATCGCCAGTGACGACGATGATATGCAGCGGGATTATGCCTATACCGTTAACCGTGATTTTAACGAGCTGGTTGACGGCAAAAGCATAGGCGAGCAGGCTGCACAAGAAGTCTTGTCACGGCTAAACAGCCAGAAACTGTCCACCATGAAAGTGCCAGTGATGTTCAGGGCTGATATTGCCAACACGGTTTTTGGCCATTTTATTGCCGCCAACAGCGGCGGCAATCTATACCGTAAATCATCCTTTCTGGTGGATGCCCTGGGGCAAGATATCTTCCCTAAGTTTTTATCTATTCAGGAACGGCCGCACCTTCTTAAAGGTTTAGCGAGTAGCCCTTTTGACAGCGAAGGGGTTAAAACCATCGACCGGGACATTATTGTTAACGGCCAGCTGCAAAGTTATCTGTTAACCAGTTATTCCGCCAGAAAGTTAGGTATGACTACCACAGGACATGCCGGCGGTATTCATAACTGGCTGGTAACCGCTAATGGCGGCGATTTTGATGCCATGTTAAAACAGCTGGGCACCGGCCTGTTAGTCACCGAATTGATGGGGCAGGGGGTGAATGTGGTGACGGGCGACTACTCCCGCGGCGCCGGCGGCTTCTGGGTGGAAAATGGCAAAATTGCCTACCCGGTATCGGAGATTACTATTGCCGGTAATTTAAAGGATATGTTTAAGGGCCTGGTGGCGGTTGGCAGCGACACGGATATGAAAGGCAGTATACGTACGGGATCTTTGCTGATTGATGAGATGCAGGTGGCAGGTAACTAA
- the yjgA gene encoding ribosome biogenesis factor YjgA translates to MITNIMHHSSHDIDELDEDLKSKSEIKREMHQLQEFAMKLVKMSKHQRSKLPLTEELQEAMVLADKIQNKHEALSRHVRFIAKVLQETDMEPIHKAMDVMANKHQQETAKFVRLEQLRDELIEKGGETIEALLAEYPGLERQKLRQLVRHAAKEKAAEKTGKHYKNLFSYLKEHAKD, encoded by the coding sequence TTGATAACAAACATTATGCACCACTCTTCACACGATATCGACGAATTAGATGAAGATCTGAAAAGTAAATCCGAAATAAAAAGGGAAATGCACCAGTTGCAGGAATTTGCCATGAAGCTGGTCAAGATGTCCAAGCATCAGCGCAGCAAATTACCGCTTACGGAAGAGTTGCAGGAAGCCATGGTGCTGGCGGATAAAATTCAGAATAAACACGAAGCCTTAAGCCGCCATGTCCGCTTTATTGCCAAAGTGTTGCAGGAAACCGATATGGAGCCCATCCACAAGGCAATGGACGTGATGGCCAACAAACACCAGCAGGAAACCGCCAAGTTTGTCCGCCTGGAGCAGCTAAGGGATGAATTGATTGAGAAAGGGGGCGAGACCATTGAAGCCCTGCTGGCTGAATACCCCGGACTGGAACGGCAAAAATTACGCCAACTGGTGCGCCATGCCGCCAAAGAAAAGGCCGCCGAGAAAACCGGCAAGCACTATAAAAACCTGTTCAGCTATCTGAAAGAACACGCCAAAGACTAA
- a CDS encoding HPr family phosphocarrier protein → MTVLEKKVTITNKLGLHARAASKLAQLCSEFDAEVTIELEDNQADASSIMALMLLAGGQGKEVTVKTHGSQAQEALQSICQLITDKFDESE, encoded by the coding sequence ATGACAGTACTGGAGAAAAAAGTCACCATCACCAATAAACTCGGCCTGCACGCCAGGGCGGCGAGCAAGCTGGCGCAGCTATGCAGTGAGTTTGACGCCGAGGTCACGATAGAGCTTGAAGACAACCAGGCGGATGCCAGCAGCATAATGGCGCTGATGTTGCTGGCCGGTGGCCAGGGCAAAGAGGTTACGGTAAAAACCCATGGCAGCCAGGCACAGGAAGCCCTGCAGAGTATTTGCCAGCTGATCACGGATAAGTTCGACGAGTCGGAATAA